One genomic segment of Alkalimarinus alittae includes these proteins:
- a CDS encoding AAA family ATPase, which produces MLKDIIIKNFKSYSEQQLALAPLTLMIGANASGKSNALEAFRFLSWLSQGQKLTVLKHRVDDSEQVLRGQLKDLGYLDSSEFTLGCKTDDSDWNDFQVSICIREQELHISQEQIQGKASTVPLYQIKQAATGLNSDVLVAYNNFSSGQHKPTITCTDQISILNQLETPAVFAHRKSQDEIPKTVKRFQHLLENTLFLDPVPSLMRGDSFAEKKLMGDCSNLSGVLFTLWKDEALQPIIIDFIKSLPEQDVTGIEFFEDRRGKISLELIETFGITARKWSVELLSDGTLRVLAIAAALLSAPEGATVVIEEVDNGVHPSRAKQLLRTMREQATKRNIRLLLSTHNPALMDALPDEALADVVFCYRDPIKGDSRLLRLADLQDYAGLVSQGPLGELVTNGIIDRFIKSPVTSEQKKKNALDWIDKMQGGTSE; this is translated from the coding sequence ATGTTAAAAGATATCATAATAAAAAACTTTAAGAGTTATTCTGAACAGCAGTTAGCTCTTGCACCATTAACCCTAATGATTGGAGCTAATGCATCAGGAAAAAGTAATGCACTTGAAGCTTTCCGGTTTTTAAGTTGGTTAAGTCAAGGGCAAAAACTTACAGTTTTAAAGCATCGAGTTGATGACTCTGAACAGGTTTTACGCGGCCAACTCAAAGATCTTGGTTATTTGGATAGCAGTGAATTTACTCTCGGCTGCAAAACGGATGATTCTGATTGGAATGACTTTCAGGTATCTATTTGTATTCGAGAGCAAGAGTTACACATCTCGCAGGAGCAAATTCAAGGAAAAGCAAGTACTGTCCCGCTATACCAAATAAAGCAGGCTGCTACAGGACTCAATAGTGATGTGTTGGTTGCCTATAATAATTTCTCAAGTGGTCAGCATAAACCGACAATTACTTGCACAGATCAAATTTCAATTTTGAATCAATTAGAGACACCAGCCGTTTTTGCTCATAGAAAATCTCAAGATGAAATACCTAAAACAGTAAAACGCTTTCAACACTTATTGGAAAATACTCTTTTCTTAGACCCTGTTCCTTCACTTATGCGAGGAGATAGTTTTGCTGAGAAAAAGTTAATGGGAGACTGTTCAAATCTTTCAGGTGTTCTTTTTACTTTATGGAAAGACGAAGCACTTCAGCCAATCATTATTGATTTTATTAAAAGCTTACCTGAGCAAGATGTAACTGGCATAGAGTTTTTCGAAGATCGTCGAGGAAAAATATCTCTTGAATTAATTGAAACCTTTGGAATAACTGCACGGAAGTGGTCTGTTGAATTATTATCTGATGGAACGCTGAGAGTTTTAGCAATTGCTGCTGCGTTACTATCAGCACCAGAAGGTGCAACAGTGGTTATTGAAGAAGTTGACAATGGAGTACACCCATCACGAGCAAAGCAGCTATTAAGAACAATGCGTGAACAAGCTACTAAACGAAATATCCGCCTTCTGCTATCTACACACAATCCTGCGCTAATGGACGCACTACCAGATGAAGCCTTGGCTGATGTCGTGTTCTGCTATCGAGATCCAATTAAAGGTGATAGTCGTTTATTACGTTTGGCTGATTTGCAAGATTATGCGGGGTTAGTATCACAAGGGCCATTGGGCGAACTAGTGACTAACGGTATCATTGATCGTTTTATTAAATCACCTGTTACGTCTGAGCAAAAAAAGAAAAACGCACTTGATTGGATTGACAAAATGCAAGGAGGCACGAGTGAGTGA
- a CDS encoding restriction endonuclease subunit S gives MIPSGWSLLNVADFLERISIPVIPKEDKTYREIGIRSHGKGIFHKEPTDAVTIGNKRVFEIVNNAFIVNIVFAWEQAVAKTTDNEIGFIASHRFPQFLPKDNLCDIDFLLYFFKSTKGKYLLGLASPGGAGRNKTLGQKEFEKLEVILPPILEQRKIAKILSTWDKAISTTGALVSNRKQQKKALMQQLLTGKKRFGEGEWEYIKFEELFNLEIGGTPSRTVSEYWDENGETENHWLSIRDLKGKYISSTSEKISDLGVSKSNVTLIPKDTIVLSFKLTIGRRAFLTMDTYTNEAICGLEIKDKTRLDNNYLYQALEFVDFDKEIDQAIKGKTLNKAKLKRLKLLVPDIAEQQKIATVLSVSDQEIEILEQQLSDLQQEKKALMQQLLTGKKRVNITIQNRRAVC, from the coding sequence ATGATTCCTAGTGGTTGGAGTCTTTTAAACGTAGCTGATTTTCTGGAGCGCATATCAATACCAGTAATACCAAAAGAGGATAAAACTTACCGTGAGATTGGCATTAGGTCACATGGCAAAGGTATTTTTCATAAAGAACCAACAGACGCTGTAACAATCGGAAATAAACGAGTCTTTGAAATAGTTAACAATGCTTTTATTGTCAATATAGTGTTTGCATGGGAGCAAGCTGTAGCCAAAACCACAGATAATGAAATCGGGTTTATTGCATCCCATCGGTTCCCGCAATTTTTGCCCAAAGATAATTTATGCGATATTGATTTTTTACTGTATTTTTTCAAGTCAACAAAAGGAAAATACTTATTAGGCTTGGCTTCTCCTGGAGGAGCAGGACGAAATAAAACTCTTGGTCAGAAGGAATTCGAAAAACTTGAAGTAATACTACCGCCCATCTTGGAGCAGCGAAAAATTGCCAAGATACTATCTACATGGGATAAAGCAATTAGTACCACTGGAGCACTAGTCAGCAACAGAAAACAGCAGAAAAAAGCCCTGATGCAACAACTACTCACTGGTAAAAAACGGTTTGGTGAGGGTGAATGGGAATATATCAAATTTGAAGAATTATTTAATCTAGAGATCGGTGGAACACCCTCAAGAACTGTTTCTGAGTACTGGGATGAGAATGGTGAGACTGAGAACCATTGGTTGTCAATCAGAGACTTAAAGGGAAAATATATCTCTAGTACATCTGAAAAAATCAGTGATTTGGGTGTATCCAAAAGTAATGTAACGTTGATACCAAAAGATACTATTGTTTTGAGTTTTAAACTCACTATAGGACGCAGAGCATTTTTAACTATGGACACTTATACAAATGAGGCAATATGCGGACTAGAAATTAAAGACAAGACTCGATTGGATAATAATTACCTTTATCAAGCTTTAGAGTTTGTCGATTTTGACAAAGAGATAGATCAGGCGATAAAGGGAAAAACACTCAATAAAGCAAAATTGAAACGGCTAAAACTATTAGTTCCAGATATCGCTGAGCAACAAAAAATTGCAACTGTGCTATCCGTTTCCGACCAAGAAATCGAAATTCTCGAGCAGCAACTCTCTGATTTACAGCAAGAGAAAAAAGCCCTGATGCAGCAACTGCTAACGGGCAAAAAACGCGTAAATATTACTATCCAAAACAGGAGGGCAGTATGTTAA
- a CDS encoding type I restriction-modification system subunit M — translation MPHSQINQDDINKAVWAACDTFRGVISSDTYKDFILTMLFLKYISDVYKNDHDKLVEQYGDNPALINAMMAKQRFVLPDGASFWDLYELRYQAGNGERIDLALHAIEEANGTKLKNVFQDITFNTDKLGQEKQKNDLLRHLLEDFGKDILNLSPSRVGTLDIIGNAYEYLIKHFAAGGGKTAGEFYTPPEVSDLLASILEPQEGDQICDPACGSGSLLMKCGRMVRNNFNGSKKYALFGQESIGSTWALAKMNMFLHGEDNHRIEWGDTIRNPLLKDKDGTGLLHFDIVTANPPFSLDKWGYEDAASDHYGRFRRGVPPKTKGDYAFISHMIETLKPESGKMGVVVPHGVLFRASSEGKIRQQLIEENLLDTVIGLPANLFFGTNIPAAILIFRKHKADANVLFIDASREFRKGTNQNELTIDNIQKIVDAYKVRETTDKYSYLATVKEISDNDFNLNIPRYVDTFEEEIEIDLIAVRAERLDLQAQLKDIEIEMAGYIEELGYDS, via the coding sequence ATGCCACACAGTCAAATCAACCAAGATGACATAAACAAGGCAGTCTGGGCCGCCTGCGATACCTTTCGAGGTGTAATCAGCTCAGATACCTATAAAGACTTCATACTCACCATGTTGTTCTTAAAATACATCTCAGACGTGTATAAAAACGATCACGATAAACTCGTTGAGCAATATGGTGATAACCCTGCATTAATTAACGCGATGATGGCCAAACAACGTTTTGTATTGCCTGACGGTGCAAGCTTTTGGGATTTATACGAGCTACGCTACCAGGCAGGAAACGGTGAACGTATTGACCTAGCATTACACGCTATTGAAGAAGCCAACGGCACCAAGTTAAAAAATGTGTTCCAAGATATTACTTTCAATACAGATAAACTTGGACAAGAAAAACAAAAGAACGATCTGCTACGCCACTTATTAGAAGACTTTGGCAAAGACATCCTCAACTTAAGTCCTAGTCGTGTAGGCACTTTAGATATCATAGGTAATGCCTACGAATACCTCATCAAGCACTTTGCGGCGGGAGGCGGAAAAACGGCTGGCGAATTTTATACTCCGCCAGAAGTATCCGACTTATTAGCAAGCATCTTAGAGCCCCAAGAAGGTGACCAAATCTGTGATCCTGCCTGTGGTTCAGGCTCACTATTAATGAAATGTGGTCGCATGGTGCGTAACAACTTCAATGGTTCTAAGAAGTACGCTTTGTTTGGTCAAGAATCTATTGGTTCTACCTGGGCATTGGCCAAAATGAATATGTTCCTGCATGGTGAAGATAACCACCGTATTGAGTGGGGCGATACCATTCGCAACCCTTTGCTGAAGGATAAAGACGGCACTGGCTTATTGCACTTTGATATCGTGACGGCCAACCCTCCATTCTCTTTAGATAAATGGGGGTATGAAGATGCTGCAAGCGATCACTATGGGCGCTTCCGTCGAGGGGTACCACCGAAAACCAAAGGTGACTATGCTTTTATTTCGCACATGATCGAAACCTTAAAGCCTGAAAGTGGAAAAATGGGCGTGGTCGTGCCACATGGGGTGTTATTTAGGGCATCATCTGAAGGTAAAATTCGTCAGCAACTGATTGAAGAAAATCTATTAGATACGGTGATTGGCTTACCAGCCAACCTTTTCTTTGGCACAAATATTCCTGCTGCGATCTTAATCTTCAGAAAACATAAGGCAGACGCCAATGTGCTCTTTATTGATGCAAGCCGTGAATTTAGGAAAGGCACAAACCAAAATGAACTAACAATCGATAACATCCAAAAAATCGTCGATGCTTACAAGGTTCGTGAAACCACTGATAAGTATTCATATCTAGCTACTGTTAAAGAAATTTCAGACAACGACTTTAACCTTAATATTCCTCGTTATGTCGATACCTTTGAAGAAGAGATTGAAATTGATTTGATCGCGGTACGAGCAGAGCGACTAGACCTGCAAGCCCAACTGAAAGATATTGAAATAGAAATGGCAGGCTATATTGAGGAGTTAGGTTATGATTCCTAG
- a CDS encoding restriction endonuclease subunit S, translating into MAHLKTHSVEEKLIKPMNTTLCEIAEIRPGHPFRGTIAPVVDSNTYVVQVRDTDTSGEIRTDEMITTELTGRKQPDWLQQGDILFVAKGAKHFAACVKQLPVQTVCSPHFFIVRIKTENTATVLPEFISWQLNQIPAQRYFKTTAEGSMYVSIRRQVLEDVPITLPSIEKQAQLVALHASAVKEQKMLQKLITNRQQLLDAIALDILTN; encoded by the coding sequence GTGGCTCACCTAAAAACGCACTCAGTAGAGGAAAAGCTGATTAAGCCAATGAATACTACGCTTTGCGAAATAGCAGAAATTCGGCCTGGCCACCCCTTCCGTGGCACGATCGCCCCCGTTGTAGATAGCAACACGTATGTCGTACAAGTGAGGGATACTGATACATCCGGTGAAATACGCACAGATGAGATGATCACCACAGAGTTAACCGGTCGAAAACAACCAGACTGGTTACAACAAGGCGACATTTTATTTGTAGCAAAGGGGGCCAAACATTTCGCGGCCTGCGTGAAACAGTTACCGGTGCAAACAGTATGCTCGCCGCATTTTTTTATCGTGCGTATTAAAACCGAAAACACAGCAACGGTATTGCCCGAATTTATTAGCTGGCAGTTAAACCAAATTCCTGCACAGCGTTATTTCAAGACCACAGCCGAAGGTTCAATGTACGTTAGTATTCGTCGCCAAGTATTAGAAGATGTGCCAATCACGCTGCCTTCAATAGAAAAACAAGCACAACTGGTGGCGTTACATGCCTCCGCAGTTAAAGAACAAAAGATGCTACAGAAGCTCATTACCAACCGACAACAGCTGTTAGATGCTATTGCTTTGGATATTTTGACTAACTGA
- a CDS encoding tyrosine-type recombinase/integrase yields MIESYPKVVKKNVNLGDLPYFDGSDEHAKRRVQYHHDHWVEKFPRVLSLQRIADALEINLFLEHRFKGTFMPPKRGGKRNQLGGITLTTLNSVANSMSLFLQWIEKHNVNWQEVYAVTDSDKAKYWLPVYRYRKHLIDRIVAGDIDRDTGNLYINHVRHFYEWARKQRRIDKLPFKYKTKVIKKKRKDGNIDLLFTSYGAEEKGIVVTTTDLLIPKKYRQKKASNSELSPYEREELKALYSTHELTKDGPRLRVDMACHCGLRAEEIATFPSSLVVDPSLKNNGLFYVEIVGKYGKERTIMVSRHLMQSLWDYRKAAEHQTRLSKWQLKQGSCDEAPLFLNRSGEQMLAKSIGNVISKVRKELKVRGIVLKRDFHDFRSTFATNLAGFMLEKHLPLGFIQFKLMDLMGHSNFSTTQKYINFARSMTFDQQMSSWVDQLFGEFLEPLQEDALNALGDNSSE; encoded by the coding sequence TTGATTGAATCTTATCCAAAGGTTGTGAAGAAAAACGTGAATTTAGGTGACCTCCCTTATTTTGACGGGAGTGATGAGCATGCTAAGCGACGGGTGCAATATCACCATGATCATTGGGTAGAAAAGTTTCCGCGAGTGCTGTCATTGCAGCGAATCGCTGATGCGCTTGAAATAAACCTTTTTCTTGAACATCGATTCAAGGGGACATTTATGCCCCCTAAGCGTGGTGGTAAAAGAAATCAGTTGGGAGGTATAACGTTAACCACACTGAATTCGGTCGCTAATTCAATGTCGTTGTTTCTTCAGTGGATTGAAAAACATAATGTTAACTGGCAAGAGGTATATGCTGTCACTGATAGTGATAAAGCTAAGTACTGGCTGCCTGTTTATCGATACCGAAAGCATTTAATTGATCGGATAGTCGCTGGCGACATTGATCGTGATACAGGCAATTTGTATATCAACCATGTTCGTCATTTTTATGAGTGGGCTAGAAAACAGCGCCGTATAGATAAGTTACCTTTTAAGTATAAAACCAAGGTGATCAAGAAAAAGCGGAAAGATGGCAATATTGATTTGTTATTCACCAGTTATGGCGCTGAAGAAAAAGGCATTGTGGTTACCACCACCGATTTACTGATACCCAAAAAATATCGTCAAAAGAAAGCCAGTAACTCTGAGTTGTCACCCTATGAAAGAGAAGAGCTGAAAGCACTTTACTCTACGCATGAACTAACAAAAGACGGTCCCAGGCTTAGAGTGGATATGGCTTGTCATTGTGGTTTACGAGCAGAAGAAATTGCGACATTTCCCTCGTCATTAGTTGTTGACCCAAGCTTGAAAAACAATGGCCTCTTTTATGTGGAGATTGTGGGAAAATACGGCAAGGAAAGAACCATTATGGTCTCTCGCCATTTAATGCAGTCACTTTGGGATTACCGTAAAGCCGCAGAACATCAAACGCGATTATCAAAATGGCAACTTAAACAAGGGAGTTGTGATGAAGCGCCATTATTTTTAAATCGTTCTGGTGAACAAATGCTAGCAAAGTCGATTGGTAACGTGATCTCTAAAGTTCGTAAAGAGCTAAAAGTACGCGGCATTGTACTTAAGCGTGACTTTCATGATTTTCGCTCAACCTTTGCGACCAACTTGGCGGGATTCATGTTGGAGAAGCACCTACCACTGGGCTTTATTCAATTCAAACTGATGGACTTAATGGGACATTCCAATTTTTCTACGACACAAAAATACATTAATTTTGCGAGATCAATGACCTTCGATCAGCAAATGTCTTCCTGGGTCGACCAGTTATTTGGTGAGTTTTTAGAGCCTCTGCAAGAGGATGCTTTAAACGCCCTGGGAGATAATTCCAGTGAGTGA
- the gapS1 gene encoding GapS1 family protein: MAFNKKADEIRIQIQRYTTESLVNELLIKLHTKHENESKGYGMPWVLCLMLDWTLELTPQKNASPATDEDVYRILNKIWALQDNAMKLATSQNTYLTLRPFLLSQLMFQKDQIAHLFFMVRLFSIMCDKNSSSFFNDKFKEITGLELREYFVFAWYLNSVFINQSASYIPYSELIIKLYPAFSLEKISKLLKLVGATPDQLKNEIQLWRSQNPLKPAEYFTEPLTIKSPILLLPNGFSTPHTYVATIGISEFVIRELKSESFRNKFTKAYEEYIADLFNQFNYSVTREKDINIFYKEQYVTGKVIDFLDLNGGKTVLIDAKGVEPHQKILISDSPRIIKDKLKDSYIKAIEQASECAALLDIHGYPGIQKYEERYAVIVTHQDFYLGNASKLVGYLGDEYKDKITGVIKNKIPLGNIHFVCVEDLEGVLGLCDEKNTYLHHFLDFCSQQNRSPETQKFDVRQHIISYAQSIGSSYSSPVGSPRLLKDNNYLVSYLIGLMKESETYWRMGGEQKIKEFMHLHYAFKNKIFSV, translated from the coding sequence ATGGCATTTAATAAAAAAGCTGATGAAATCCGGATACAAATTCAAAGATATACAACTGAATCATTGGTCAATGAGCTTTTGATAAAACTACACACTAAGCACGAGAATGAATCTAAAGGATACGGTATGCCATGGGTGTTGTGTCTAATGCTTGATTGGACGCTTGAGCTAACGCCCCAAAAAAATGCATCCCCAGCAACTGATGAGGACGTATACAGGATATTAAATAAAATTTGGGCATTGCAGGATAATGCTATGAAGCTAGCGACATCTCAAAATACCTACTTAACCCTAAGACCTTTTTTACTGTCTCAATTAATGTTCCAAAAAGATCAGATAGCGCATCTATTTTTTATGGTTCGCTTATTCAGCATTATGTGTGATAAAAATTCGAGCAGTTTTTTTAATGACAAGTTTAAAGAAATTACAGGATTAGAGTTAAGAGAGTATTTTGTTTTTGCATGGTATTTGAACTCAGTTTTTATAAATCAAAGCGCTTCATATATTCCATATTCAGAATTAATCATTAAATTGTATCCAGCATTTAGCCTTGAAAAGATCTCAAAGCTACTGAAATTAGTAGGAGCAACTCCCGACCAGTTAAAAAATGAAATACAGCTGTGGCGATCACAGAATCCGCTAAAACCAGCAGAATATTTTACTGAACCCTTAACCATAAAAAGTCCCATATTATTACTTCCTAATGGCTTTTCAACACCTCACACATATGTCGCAACTATTGGTATTAGTGAATTTGTCATAAGAGAATTAAAATCAGAGTCATTTAGAAATAAATTCACGAAGGCTTATGAAGAGTATATTGCTGATTTATTCAATCAGTTTAATTATTCAGTAACTAGAGAAAAGGATATTAATATATTTTATAAAGAACAATATGTTACGGGGAAAGTAATCGATTTTTTAGATTTAAATGGTGGGAAAACAGTATTAATTGATGCTAAAGGAGTAGAGCCTCATCAAAAAATATTGATATCTGACTCCCCTAGAATCATTAAGGATAAGCTGAAAGATAGTTATATAAAAGCCATTGAGCAAGCTAGCGAGTGTGCGGCATTGCTGGATATCCATGGGTATCCAGGTATTCAAAAGTACGAAGAACGGTATGCAGTAATAGTAACGCATCAAGATTTCTATTTAGGAAATGCAAGCAAACTGGTCGGATATTTGGGAGATGAATATAAGGATAAAATCACAGGGGTAATTAAAAATAAGATACCTCTAGGGAATATACATTTCGTTTGTGTTGAAGACTTAGAAGGAGTTTTGGGGTTATGCGATGAAAAAAATACATATCTACATCATTTTTTAGATTTTTGTTCGCAGCAAAATCGTAGTCCTGAGACACAGAAATTTGATGTTCGACAGCATATTATTTCATATGCGCAGTCAATTGGTTCAAGTTATAGCTCGCCTGTAGGGTCTCCTCGATTGCTAAAGGATAATAATTATTTGGTTAGTTATTTAATCGGATTAATGAAAGAATCAGAGACCTATTGGCGCATGGGGGGAGAACAAAAAATTAAAGAATTTATGCATTTGCATTACGCATTTAAAAACAAAATATTTTCAGTTTAA
- a CDS encoding virulence RhuM family protein: MSDIAIFESTNGEIQVQLEQETVWLTQKQLSVLLDTSTDNISLHLKNIYTEQELSEEATTEEYSVVQKEGKRNVTRNIKHYNLDAIISVGYRVNSKRCVQFRQWATKLLNEHLTQGYTLNQQRFEQMVRQAHHERSPSTTLIVHHERSPSTTLIVHHERSSSTTLIVHHERSSSTTLIVHHERSSSTTLIVHHERSSSTTLIVHHERLSLATPPVHQERILLTTPPVHPELVEGMVTDAPKLKDAA, translated from the coding sequence ATGAGTGATATAGCGATTTTTGAAAGTACTAATGGTGAAATACAGGTTCAGCTAGAGCAAGAGACTGTTTGGCTGACACAAAAGCAGCTCTCTGTACTGCTGGATACCTCCACAGACAATATTAGTTTGCACCTGAAAAACATCTATACCGAGCAAGAGCTAAGCGAAGAGGCAACTACCGAGGAATACTCGGTAGTTCAAAAAGAAGGCAAACGAAACGTTACCCGAAATATAAAACATTATAATCTCGACGCCATTATATCAGTGGGCTATCGTGTTAACTCCAAGCGGTGCGTGCAGTTTCGACAATGGGCTACCAAACTACTTAACGAACATCTAACCCAAGGCTATACACTCAACCAACAACGGTTCGAACAAATGGTTCGACAAGCTCACCACGAACGGTCCCCATCAACGACACTTATCGTTCACCACGAACGGTCCCCATCAACGACACTTATCGTTCACCACGAACGGTCCTCATCAACGACACTTATCGTTCACCACGAACGGTCCTCATCAACGACACTTATCGTTCACCACGAACGGTCCTCATCAACGACACTTATCGTTCACCACGAACGGTCCTCATCAACGACACTTATCGTTCACCACGAACGACTCTCATTGGCCACACCCCCTGTTCACCAAGAACGGATTTTGTTGACCACCCCCCCCGTTCACCCTGAGCTTGTCGAAGGGATGGTTACCGATGCTCCAAAATTAAAGGATGCAGCATAA
- a CDS encoding GIY-YIG nuclease family protein, translating to MSFHVYILQCQDKSFYTGHTDNLENRLEQHHSAYFKNCYTATRLPVQLVFQQAFETRLEALSKERQIKGWSRNKKQALIEGDWAKLKTLAKNRQNNVPSSEFTNIEAAL from the coding sequence ATGTCATTCCATGTATACATCCTTCAATGCCAAGATAAAAGCTTTTACACCGGTCATACAGACAACCTAGAAAACCGTTTAGAACAACATCATTCGGCTTATTTTAAAAACTGTTATACCGCCACTCGTTTACCCGTTCAGTTAGTTTTTCAGCAAGCATTTGAAACGAGACTAGAGGCATTGAGCAAAGAACGGCAAATAAAGGGGTGGAGTCGCAACAAAAAACAAGCGTTAATCGAGGGTGATTGGGCTAAATTGAAAACGCTGGCAAAAAACCGCCAAAACAATGTACCGTCCAGTGAGTTTACCAATATCGAGGCAGCTCTATGA
- a CDS encoding restriction endonuclease subunit S has translation MSLSTSNHSRDQGESQCERERTGGGGNPERLITENLDVWSSAIKRRGSQGRGGSKKIELYGIKKLRELILELAVRGLLVPQDEHDEPASVLVKNIEKEREYLISKKKAKRVKRLPEISQDEEPYSLRKGWTWVRLQEIIQISSGNGLTSSKMNKEGDVPVYGGNGVTGCHSEGNVDKPTLIIGRVGFYCGSIHITPEKAWVTDNAFITTFSEKNIYLDFLSWLLKGTNLKENESATAQPVISGRKVYPIVVGLPPLAEQHRIVAKVDELMALCDQLEQQQENSISAHQTLVETLLSALTNAGEKGEFNQAWARIAEHFDTLFTTEHSIDQLKQAILQLAVMGKLVPQDPNDEPASVLLEKIAAEKAQLIKDGRIKKQKALPEIGEDEKPFELPEGWEWCRLPDIGDLSRGKSKHRPRNDRALYVDGNIPLVQTGDVSRANGVIETYTALYNKTGLAQSRLWPKGTMCITIAANIADTSVLGFDACFPDSVVGYTPFDKEIDVRYFEFFIRTAKSDLEKYAPSTAQKNINLEILSQVLVPFPPKEELFRVVAKIVKLMDLCDTLKERIRESQTTQLHLADAMAEQKLI, from the coding sequence ATGAGCCTCAGCACTTCAAATCATTCCCGCGATCAAGGTGAATCGCAATGCGAGAGAGAACGCACTGGTGGGGGCGGGAATCCAGAGCGGTTAATCACTGAGAATTTGGATGTTTGGTCATCGGCTATTAAACGGCGGGGCTCTCAGGGGCGTGGTGGTAGTAAGAAGATTGAGTTGTATGGAATAAAAAAATTACGTGAGCTAATTTTGGAGTTAGCGGTACGTGGGTTATTAGTTCCTCAAGATGAACATGATGAACCAGCTTCAGTTCTAGTAAAAAATATTGAAAAAGAGCGAGAGTATTTAATTTCGAAAAAAAAAGCAAAACGAGTTAAAAGGCTACCTGAAATATCCCAGGATGAAGAGCCTTACAGCCTGCGTAAAGGCTGGACTTGGGTTCGCTTACAGGAAATTATACAGATTTCCTCTGGTAATGGACTGACATCATCAAAGATGAACAAAGAGGGAGATGTTCCAGTTTATGGTGGTAATGGGGTAACAGGGTGCCATAGTGAAGGGAATGTTGATAAGCCAACCCTTATTATTGGGCGAGTTGGATTTTATTGCGGTTCAATTCATATTACACCTGAAAAGGCTTGGGTGACTGACAATGCATTCATAACGACTTTCTCTGAAAAGAATATCTACTTAGATTTTCTGTCATGGCTTTTGAAGGGAACAAATCTAAAAGAAAATGAAAGCGCAACAGCCCAACCGGTAATCTCAGGGAGAAAGGTGTACCCCATTGTTGTTGGCTTACCGCCATTAGCAGAACAACACCGCATAGTCGCCAAAGTCGACGAACTCATGGCCTTATGCGACCAACTAGAACAACAACAAGAAAACAGCATCAGCGCCCACCAAACCCTAGTAGAAACCCTACTGTCCGCACTCACCAACGCAGGCGAAAAGGGCGAATTCAACCAAGCCTGGGCCAGAATCGCCGAACACTTCGACACCCTGTTCACCACCGAACACAGCATCGACCAACTCAAACAAGCCATCCTGCAACTTGCGGTGATGGGCAAGCTTGTGCCGCAAGACCCTAATGATGAACCGGCTAGTGTGTTGCTTGAGAAGATAGCGGCTGAGAAAGCGCAGTTGATTAAGGATGGGAGGATTAAGAAGCAGAAGGCTTTGCCGGAGATTGGGGAGGATGAGAAACCGTTTGAGCTGCCGGAGGGGTGGGAGTGGTGCCGCTTGCCTGATATTGGCGACCTTTCACGAGGTAAATCAAAACACCGCCCTAGAAATGATAGGGCTCTTTATGTTGATGGGAACATACCATTAGTTCAAACAGGTGATGTTTCTAGAGCTAACGGTGTTATCGAAACATATACCGCTTTGTACAATAAAACTGGCCTCGCTCAAAGTCGACTTTGGCCGAAAGGCACGATGTGCATCACCATTGCAGCCAATATTGCGGATACAAGCGTGCTAGGTTTCGATGCATGTTTTCCCGATAGCGTCGTAGGCTATACACCTTTTGATAAAGAAATTGATGTTAGGTATTTTGAGTTTTTTATTCGGACAGCGAAAAGTGACCTTGAAAAATATGCCCCATCGACCGCTCAAAAGAATATTAATTTAGAGATTCTTAGCCAAGTTTTAGTTCCTTTCCCACCC